In the genome of Leptospira dzoumogneensis, one region contains:
- a CDS encoding metal-sulfur cluster assembly factor yields the protein MQLLEQPTQEIEKRVYAEIHRVEDPEIGISVAELGLIYKIQVEGDKARIEMTYTSMACPAGPQMKKDIEDNALRVEGINSVDVEVVWTPKWDPRAMASEEAKMDLGIFDY from the coding sequence ATGCAATTATTAGAACAACCAACTCAAGAGATCGAAAAAAGGGTCTATGCTGAGATCCATAGGGTAGAAGATCCTGAGATCGGGATCTCCGTGGCAGAGTTAGGTCTGATCTATAAGATCCAGGTAGAAGGTGATAAGGCCAGGATCGAAATGACTTATACTTCTATGGCTTGTCCCGCTGGTCCTCAAATGAAAAAGGATATAGAAGACAATGCTTTAAGGGTGGAAGGTATCAACTCAGTAGACGTAGAAGTGGTTTGGACACCTAAATGGGATCCAAGAGCTATGGCTTCTGAAGAAGCTAAAATGGATCTTGGGATTTTCGATTATTAA
- the chrA gene encoding chromate efflux transporter yields the protein MKEVFFTFLKLGLVSFGGPTAHLAYFYQEFVIRKKWISEEVYKELLAVCQFLPGPASSQLGICIGNLRSGWKSGFAAWIGFTLPSILLMVGFGILLKSNIVPDLKWIHGLKLVAAAVVAHAILTMWKNSKNHPYKIYMIIGSALITLAFSGAFTQLIVILIGAAIGYFLFKEEADLPYVSVSFAIPSRIAFWSLGSFFLLLFLLPLLRSFSGFLPVAISDSFYRSGALVFGGGHVVLPLLENEVVRQGWIGKEEFLAGYGAAQAMPGPLFTFASYLGYMISGLSGAIFATAFVFLPSFLLVFGFFPLWEKIRNYPKMRTVIDAIQFSALGILLSAFCTPVFTSSVYSAYDLFVFCSLFFLMVFLKVPNWLILIIGLSAPFLKPF from the coding sequence ATGAAAGAAGTATTTTTCACTTTTTTAAAATTAGGCCTGGTCTCTTTCGGCGGGCCTACTGCGCATTTAGCTTATTTCTATCAAGAATTCGTAATTCGAAAGAAATGGATCTCCGAAGAAGTTTATAAAGAATTATTGGCAGTCTGCCAATTTCTTCCCGGTCCTGCAAGCAGCCAATTAGGCATCTGCATTGGTAATCTTCGTTCCGGTTGGAAATCTGGATTTGCCGCTTGGATTGGATTTACACTTCCTTCTATCCTATTGATGGTCGGTTTTGGAATATTATTAAAATCAAATATAGTTCCGGATCTGAAATGGATTCACGGTTTGAAATTGGTCGCTGCTGCAGTTGTGGCTCATGCAATTTTGACCATGTGGAAAAATTCCAAAAATCATCCTTATAAGATCTATATGATCATAGGATCTGCACTTATTACTTTAGCGTTTTCAGGCGCGTTTACTCAACTGATCGTGATTTTGATCGGAGCGGCTATTGGCTATTTTCTATTTAAAGAAGAAGCCGATCTTCCTTATGTTTCCGTTTCTTTTGCGATCCCGAGTCGGATCGCATTTTGGTCTTTAGGGTCTTTCTTCCTTCTTCTTTTTTTATTACCTTTATTAAGATCATTCTCCGGGTTTCTGCCCGTTGCGATCTCAGATTCATTTTATAGATCCGGTGCTTTGGTATTCGGAGGAGGACATGTGGTCCTTCCTTTATTAGAAAACGAAGTGGTAAGACAAGGTTGGATCGGAAAAGAGGAATTTTTAGCGGGATATGGGGCCGCACAAGCGATGCCAGGTCCATTATTTACATTCGCTTCTTATCTAGGTTATATGATCTCAGGTTTGAGTGGAGCGATTTTTGCTACTGCTTTCGTATTCCTTCCTTCTTTTCTTTTGGTGTTCGGGTTTTTTCCTCTTTGGGAGAAGATACGAAATTATCCTAAGATGAGAACCGTGATAGATGCGATCCAGTTTTCCGCTTTGGGAATTTTATTGTCCGCATTCTGCACTCCTGTATTCACTTCTTCCGTTTATTCTGCTTACGATCTATTCGTATTTTGCTCATTATTCTTTTTGATGGTTTTCCTAAAAGTGCCGAACTGGTTGATCTTGATCATTGGTTTAAGTGCTCCATTCTTAAAACCGTTCTGA
- a CDS encoding AraC family transcriptional regulator, with protein sequence MDFVQKALWFIEGHSKENISLEDVAKNAGVSPFYLTRTFSLTMGISLMRYLRGRRLSEAAKILVEKGSNILDLALDFGYGSHEAFTRAFRDQFSITPEQLKSQGHLGNVNLVEAITLNSEPIPKIDPPRFETIPPRLFAGTVQHYDCQMPAGIPNQWQSFGAYLGNILSQVGDAAYGVCYNFDAEGNFDYMCGVEVSNSSGLPKEFQVLKIPAQKYAVFTHKGHIAGIRATFAAAGKWFPDSGVKPFEGANLERYGKEFNPVTGMGGLEIWIPVED encoded by the coding sequence ATGGATTTTGTTCAAAAGGCTCTCTGGTTTATAGAAGGTCATTCTAAAGAAAATATTTCATTAGAAGATGTGGCAAAGAATGCAGGGGTTTCTCCCTTTTATCTTACGCGGACTTTCTCTTTGACTATGGGGATCTCTTTGATGAGATATCTAAGAGGACGACGTTTGAGCGAGGCTGCAAAGATATTGGTGGAAAAAGGATCCAATATTTTAGATCTCGCTTTGGATTTCGGCTACGGATCTCACGAGGCATTTACTAGAGCTTTCAGAGATCAGTTTTCGATCACTCCGGAACAACTGAAGTCGCAAGGTCATCTTGGTAATGTGAACTTAGTGGAGGCTATCACCTTGAACTCAGAACCAATTCCTAAAATCGATCCACCTAGATTCGAAACGATTCCGCCCAGGCTTTTCGCAGGTACCGTACAACATTATGATTGTCAAATGCCTGCTGGAATTCCAAACCAATGGCAGAGTTTTGGAGCTTATCTAGGAAACATTCTTTCTCAAGTCGGAGACGCTGCTTACGGAGTTTGTTATAATTTCGATGCAGAAGGTAACTTCGATTATATGTGTGGAGTAGAAGTTTCCAATTCTTCAGGATTACCAAAAGAATTTCAGGTTCTTAAAATCCCTGCTCAAAAGTATGCGGTGTTCACTCATAAGGGTCATATCGCCGGGATCAGAGCGACTTTTGCTGCAGCAGGCAAATGGTTTCCAGATTCAGGAGTAAAACCTTTTGAAGGCGCCAACTTAGAAAGATATGGAAAAGAATTCAACCCAGTCACTGGAATGGGAGGATTAGAAATTTGGATACCGGTAGAGGATTAA
- a CDS encoding PIN domain-containing protein translates to MVLYIDTSLLLNILYAEAGYEDHLDYFNRSDLKFGSILLEIESFRSLHFTYSKEGKYLPKNWFKDAEGFLGEFISQINLKNLDDDIRTEIRKNKEVLELKSLDAAHLATALHIRKSISDDLVLCSMDEKFRSVAKKLGFKLYPKK, encoded by the coding sequence ATGGTCTTATATATAGATACTAGTCTTCTATTAAATATTCTTTATGCAGAAGCGGGTTACGAAGACCATTTGGATTATTTTAACAGATCCGATCTCAAGTTCGGCTCTATCCTGCTTGAGATAGAAAGTTTCAGAAGTTTACATTTCACCTATTCTAAAGAAGGCAAATATCTGCCTAAAAATTGGTTTAAAGACGCGGAAGGTTTTCTGGGAGAATTTATTTCTCAAATCAATTTAAAAAATCTAGACGATGATATTCGAACGGAGATCCGAAAGAACAAAGAAGTTTTAGAACTTAAATCTTTGGATGCCGCTCATTTAGCGACGGCTTTACATATCAGAAAGTCCATCTCCGATGATCTAGTCTTGTGTTCTATGGACGAAAAATTCAGATCTGTAGCTAAAAAATTAGGATTTAAGCTATATCCTAAAAAATAA
- a CDS encoding type II toxin-antitoxin system Phd/YefM family antitoxin, producing the protein MRVVGIKDLKNNLSSFLDFVRGGETVLILDRNHPIAEIKKFDQKSDLTKQYLEEAVASNSITPAKNPKGINIPKSLLLNAGTKTKISAAWKEAYQEDRD; encoded by the coding sequence ATGAGAGTGGTTGGGATTAAAGATCTTAAAAATAATCTAAGTAGTTTTCTAGATTTTGTACGTGGTGGGGAGACTGTCCTCATTTTGGATAGAAATCATCCTATTGCCGAGATCAAAAAGTTCGACCAAAAATCCGATCTCACCAAACAATATTTGGAAGAAGCAGTGGCTTCTAACTCTATCACCCCTGCTAAAAATCCAAAAGGAATCAATATTCCAAAATCCTTATTATTAAATGCTGGAACCAAAACAAAAATCTCTGCAGCTTGGAAGGAGGCTTACCAAGAGGACAGGGATTAA
- the sufU gene encoding Fe-S cluster assembly sulfur transfer protein SufU, whose amino-acid sequence MSLSDSLYQEVLLDHYQNPRHHGKMEHFHLHQEGVNPLCGDEVELFLKLNGDIISEISFVGKGCSISQASASMLTDCLYGKTIAEAKSLLQEFKGMLLEDKVPNFSEEYEDLESMEAVKKIPARIKCATLAWNTLEKAIGK is encoded by the coding sequence GTGTCCTTAAGCGATAGTCTTTACCAAGAAGTACTACTCGATCATTACCAAAATCCAAGACATCATGGAAAGATGGAACACTTCCATCTTCATCAAGAAGGAGTCAATCCTCTCTGCGGTGACGAAGTAGAATTATTTCTAAAACTGAATGGAGATATTATCTCTGAGATCAGTTTTGTGGGGAAGGGTTGTTCTATTTCCCAAGCCTCCGCTTCTATGTTAACGGATTGTCTTTACGGCAAAACAATCGCCGAAGCAAAATCACTTTTACAAGAATTTAAAGGAATGCTCTTAGAAGATAAGGTCCCGAATTTTTCGGAAGAATATGAAGACCTAGAATCTATGGAAGCGGTAAAGAAGATTCCGGCTCGCATTAAATGTGCAACACTCGCTTGGAACACTCTGGAAAAGGCTATCGGAAAGTAA
- a CDS encoding cysteine desulfurase — MSFDLEKIRGDFPILSTQMNGKPLVFLDSAASSQKPKSVIDTIRKYYEAENANIHRGVYYLSQKATEKYEMTRIKTSRFIGAACAKVVIFTRNTTESINLVAQSWGRTNIHEGDEIVLTELEHHSNLVPWQMLAQEKQAVLKFIPLNQDSTLDLTNLDEIITERVKLVALAQMSNVTGTIHDLSAIIRRAREVGAKVLIDGAQGICHLPTNVQKEDFDFYAFSAHKMLGPTGVGILYAKEEILDTMPPWMGGGDMISKVWKDKSTYADLPARLEAGTPNISGVIGFGAALEYLESVGMQEIRNHELELLQYALDRLEDFGGLELYGTNDLSKRGGVISFNFPGVHPHDVGSILDEEGIAIRVGHHCAQPFMDFKGIAGTCRASFYLYNTKEDVDSLLVGLKKVKEIFGRVLKR; from the coding sequence TTGAGTTTTGATCTCGAAAAGATACGCGGAGATTTTCCGATCCTATCTACACAGATGAACGGCAAGCCCTTGGTGTTTCTGGACAGTGCTGCCAGTTCTCAAAAGCCTAAGTCTGTTATAGATACCATTCGTAAATATTATGAAGCGGAGAATGCGAACATTCACCGTGGAGTATATTATCTTTCTCAAAAGGCCACCGAAAAATACGAGATGACTCGTATCAAAACTTCCCGTTTTATCGGGGCTGCCTGTGCTAAGGTAGTTATATTCACTCGTAATACTACCGAATCCATCAACTTAGTGGCCCAGTCTTGGGGGCGCACTAATATCCACGAAGGTGATGAGATCGTACTCACAGAGTTGGAACATCATTCTAATTTGGTTCCTTGGCAGATGTTGGCCCAGGAAAAACAAGCAGTTTTAAAATTTATTCCTCTCAACCAAGACTCTACTTTAGATTTAACTAATCTGGATGAGATCATTACCGAGAGAGTAAAGTTAGTCGCTCTTGCTCAGATGTCCAATGTGACCGGAACCATCCACGATCTTTCTGCGATCATTCGTAGAGCCAGAGAAGTCGGAGCAAAAGTCTTGATAGACGGGGCCCAAGGGATCTGCCATCTTCCTACAAACGTTCAAAAAGAAGATTTTGATTTTTACGCATTCTCCGCTCATAAGATGCTCGGACCGACCGGTGTGGGAATTCTTTACGCTAAGGAAGAGATCTTAGACACAATGCCTCCTTGGATGGGAGGAGGGGATATGATCTCCAAGGTTTGGAAAGACAAATCCACTTATGCAGATCTTCCCGCAAGATTAGAAGCCGGAACTCCTAATATTTCCGGAGTCATAGGCTTCGGAGCTGCTCTGGAATATCTGGAATCAGTAGGAATGCAGGAGATCAGAAACCATGAGTTGGAACTCCTACAATATGCTTTGGATCGATTGGAAGATTTCGGCGGTTTGGAACTGTACGGAACAAACGATCTAAGTAAAAGAGGAGGAGTGATCTCCTTCAATTTCCCCGGAGTTCACCCTCACGACGTAGGTTCCATTCTGGACGAAGAGGGAATCGCGATCCGAGTGGGGCATCATTGCGCCCAACCGTTTATGGACTTCAAAGGGATCGCAGGCACCTGCCGCGCTTCTTTCTATCTTTATAATACCAAAGAAGACGTAGATTCTCTTTTGGTAGGTCTAAAGAAAGTAAAGGAGATTTTCGGCCGTGTCCTTAAGCGATAG
- a CDS encoding non-heme iron oxygenase ferredoxin subunit, whose translation MGEFQKLAKLSDLKEGEIFVAETRYHRVGLTRLGDEVCAFADLCTHDGEDISTGDLEGDVIVCPRHSAKFNIRTGKVLCMPAVEDLPVYKTRIVGDEVEVELED comes from the coding sequence ATGGGTGAATTTCAGAAACTAGCGAAACTTTCCGATCTAAAAGAAGGGGAGATATTCGTAGCGGAAACCCGTTACCATAGGGTAGGGTTGACTAGACTTGGGGACGAAGTCTGTGCATTTGCGGATCTTTGCACCCATGACGGTGAGGACATTTCGACAGGAGATTTGGAAGGGGACGTAATCGTTTGTCCAAGACATTCTGCAAAGTTTAATATCCGTACCGGAAAGGTACTTTGTATGCCTGCAGTGGAAGATTTGCCAGTCTATAAGACTAGAATCGTAGGTGACGAAGTCGAAGTGGAGTTAGAGGATTGA
- a CDS encoding SufB/SufD family protein: protein MILAESIAEYIKEKKEPSILTEFRTNAEKLIGSAAFPDPSLESWRKISLSNFKISEYTKVCPDSSVTVSGNAKVTKLQDLPPEKLSEVLKKAGSAVSFYSKEWFPLFVFSRFTHAYYVQLGPDPSSFPEIKMECKDGNIILPLLIVDAVSGAKSNFLERWESPSQKDLVLMSGVTILLTPPNGDFQYSSLENLGDSTFHFRATYGIQEKDSKFHASLASWGGYKGKSFYDTNVAGKGCWTRYVGLSPLKAREFQDTEVRILHSESHAQSSILYRTVVREKAHHVFTGNLHIPSHCKDVGAIQINNNLLLDRTARAESIPKLEVFADSVKCEHGATVGEIDEEQLFYLASRGISEEEARKMIVEGFLNEVVREFPSETVREELSSMIESRMLGE from the coding sequence ATGATTTTGGCGGAATCAATTGCGGAATATATCAAGGAGAAGAAGGAACCATCCATTCTTACAGAATTCCGTACAAACGCCGAAAAACTTATAGGCTCAGCTGCATTTCCTGATCCTTCGCTGGAATCTTGGAGAAAGATCAGCCTTTCTAATTTTAAAATTTCTGAATATACTAAAGTTTGCCCTGATTCTTCCGTAACCGTTTCCGGGAACGCTAAGGTTACTAAATTACAGGATCTTCCTCCGGAAAAACTTTCAGAGGTTTTGAAAAAAGCAGGTTCTGCAGTTTCATTTTATTCTAAAGAATGGTTTCCTCTATTTGTATTTTCCAGATTCACTCATGCGTATTATGTGCAGCTTGGTCCTGATCCTTCTTCTTTTCCTGAGATCAAGATGGAATGTAAGGATGGAAATATCATTCTTCCTCTTCTGATCGTAGATGCGGTCTCCGGAGCAAAATCCAATTTTCTAGAAAGATGGGAATCTCCATCTCAGAAAGATTTGGTTCTAATGAGTGGAGTCACGATTCTTCTTACTCCTCCTAACGGAGATTTTCAATATTCTAGTTTGGAAAATTTGGGAGATTCTACTTTTCATTTTAGGGCCACTTACGGGATCCAAGAAAAAGATTCCAAGTTCCATGCGAGTCTTGCTTCCTGGGGTGGATATAAGGGCAAATCGTTCTATGATACGAATGTTGCAGGTAAGGGATGTTGGACACGTTATGTGGGTCTTTCTCCTTTAAAAGCCAGAGAATTCCAAGACACCGAAGTCCGTATTCTTCACTCGGAAAGTCATGCTCAAAGTTCTATTTTATATCGCACTGTTGTAAGAGAGAAGGCTCATCATGTATTTACAGGAAACCTTCATATACCTTCACATTGTAAAGATGTGGGTGCGATCCAGATCAATAATAACCTTCTTCTAGACAGAACTGCAAGAGCCGAATCCATTCCTAAATTGGAAGTATTCGCTGACAGCGTAAAATGTGAACACGGCGCCACAGTCGGAGAAATAGACGAAGAGCAATTATTCTACTTAGCTTCCAGAGGTATCTCGGAAGAAGAAGCCCGCAAAATGATCGTAGAAGGATTTTTGAACGAAGTAGTCCGGGAATTTCCTTCCGAAACTGTTCGCGAAGAATTATCCTCTATGATAGAATCTAGGATGTTGGGCGAGTAA
- the sufC gene encoding Fe-S cluster assembly ATPase SufC, with product MAELLKILNLRAGVETESGEVQEILKGVDLTISEGEVHAIMGPNGSGKSTLSNVIMGHPKYKVISGDIFFRGESLLEKPTDERARAGIFLCFQYPTSIPGVTIGNFLRTILKSVRGKDLPVKEFRKELKEATALLEVPDTWIGRYVNDGFSGGEKKRNEILQMTLLKPKLSVLDETDSGLDIDALRIISEGITKNKSAERSILLITHYQRMLNYVTPDFVHVFAQGKILKTGGRELALELEEKGYDWILNGAN from the coding sequence GTGGCGGAACTACTCAAAATTCTAAATCTTCGCGCCGGAGTGGAAACCGAATCCGGTGAAGTTCAAGAAATCCTAAAGGGAGTCGACCTCACTATAAGCGAGGGAGAAGTCCATGCCATCATGGGTCCTAATGGATCCGGAAAAAGTACCTTATCAAATGTCATCATGGGTCACCCGAAATACAAGGTGATCTCCGGGGATATATTTTTCAGGGGAGAATCCCTTCTCGAAAAACCGACGGACGAAAGAGCAAGAGCAGGCATCTTTCTTTGTTTCCAATACCCAACCAGCATTCCCGGTGTAACCATCGGAAATTTTTTACGGACCATTTTAAAATCAGTCCGAGGCAAGGACCTACCTGTAAAAGAATTCCGTAAAGAACTGAAAGAGGCCACAGCTTTATTAGAAGTTCCCGATACTTGGATCGGAAGATACGTGAACGACGGATTTTCCGGTGGAGAGAAAAAAAGGAATGAGATACTTCAGATGACTCTTCTCAAGCCTAAACTTTCAGTTCTAGATGAGACTGATTCAGGTTTGGATATAGACGCACTTAGAATTATCAGCGAAGGGATCACTAAAAACAAATCGGCAGAAAGATCCATTCTTCTGATCACACATTACCAAAGAATGTTGAATTATGTGACTCCGGATTTCGTTCACGTTTTTGCACAAGGTAAGATCCTGAAAACAGGCGGAAGAGAACTCGCTCTTGAATTGGAAGAAAAAGGATACGATTGGATCCTAAACGGAGCGAACTAA
- a CDS encoding EAL domain-containing protein: protein MLAEYESQQILSLSEGYYTPHYQPILDVGNRNIIGYEVLGRVFSPESNEYHSLGYHFHNPDTDTVRLVHIDRIIREKAIKHVKETGLKTKIFLNMMPNFLSMVYTGEVLDIKRLHILHLIDKYDINPNDIVLEITEDKFEGNIEKLLYIVSLFRERGIKIAVDDLGVGFSNLERIGYIHPDIMKVDIKIMRESLNRRSFKNVLSAISEMSQRLGSQLLFEGVENEEELYLALSMGANLLQGFYFSRPALDFQDKKRFNKTLKTSLEKFSGLRFLEILENLRKEQSFLDQFVDLFKDLETSSEEKMTDALNSILDKLPLETTSVLVTDMHGYQVTPTFKREAYDLPWTRLLTEIGNNYAWKPFFIRHKAETYHSSRVSGFTEPFHDIETKRQYVLFTLNLGEDHVLILRLDWESY, encoded by the coding sequence ATGCTCGCCGAATACGAGTCTCAACAAATTCTATCTCTGAGTGAAGGTTATTATACCCCTCATTACCAGCCGATCTTAGACGTCGGTAATCGTAATATTATAGGTTACGAAGTTTTGGGCAGAGTTTTTTCTCCCGAATCTAACGAGTACCATTCCTTAGGTTATCATTTCCATAATCCTGATACGGATACCGTCCGTTTAGTTCATATCGATCGTATCATTCGTGAAAAAGCGATCAAACATGTGAAGGAAACAGGTCTTAAGACCAAAATTTTCCTGAACATGATGCCCAATTTTCTCTCTATGGTCTACACGGGAGAAGTGTTGGATATCAAACGTCTGCATATTCTTCATCTTATAGACAAATATGATATTAACCCGAACGATATAGTTTTAGAGATCACAGAAGATAAGTTCGAAGGGAATATTGAAAAACTTTTATATATAGTAAGCCTTTTCAGAGAAAGAGGGATCAAGATCGCAGTGGACGATCTTGGGGTCGGTTTTTCCAATTTGGAAAGGATCGGTTACATTCATCCTGATATCATGAAAGTGGACATAAAAATTATGAGAGAGAGTTTGAATAGACGCTCTTTCAAAAACGTTCTCTCCGCGATTTCCGAAATGTCCCAAAGACTCGGTTCTCAACTTCTATTCGAAGGTGTGGAAAACGAAGAAGAATTATATCTCGCTCTATCCATGGGGGCTAATCTTCTACAAGGTTTTTATTTCTCTCGTCCTGCTTTGGACTTTCAGGATAAAAAACGTTTTAATAAAACTCTAAAAACTTCTCTAGAAAAATTCTCAGGGCTTAGGTTCTTGGAAATCCTGGAAAATCTCAGAAAAGAACAATCCTTCTTGGATCAGTTCGTGGATTTATTCAAAGATCTGGAAACTTCTTCCGAAGAAAAGATGACGGATGCATTGAATTCTATCCTGGATAAACTTCCTTTGGAGACCACTTCCGTTCTGGTTACCGATATGCACGGTTATCAGGTGACCCCTACTTTTAAAAGAGAAGCATACGATCTTCCTTGGACAAGATTGCTGACCGAGATAGGAAATAACTATGCTTGGAAACCGTTCTTCATCCGTCATAAGGCGGAAACCTATCATTCCAGCAGAGTTTCCGGGTTTACGGAACCTTTCCATGATATAGAAACTAAACGTCAATATGTCTTATTCACCCTGAATCTGGGCGAGGATCATGTTCTCATTCTCCGCCTGGACTGGGAATCCTACTGA
- a CDS encoding DUF2804 domain-containing protein: protein MKEHLGSILHPSTLEPLFGKYFGPVQIDNSKEYNAGLFSRFRSVDSVLVDILSEKIFLELRIYSGKISSGASLLLWDRKTGNVQEFETTEKGTSSFIKQGSFKDGYWSFTRSDKRFNFRLDDTIRQGYTHSAVWEKHLNFQLDALTYTGEKKKGNWFTKISPSGKDWIFENHSPHLSLEGQLSWNDLSVSLENGILAYTVRKGYSSEVFSLENRIYLEMGPKKKIHIYNDDEIYIWGDGEVSNLGSAVWTSEGKRKIVRDQNSKLELVLEPELEASFFRPNTFRMKNFIKTLYTVSGWIKTKSKKEKVTDGIAILEKVQKV from the coding sequence ATGAAAGAACATTTAGGCTCCATTCTCCATCCTTCTACACTAGAACCTTTGTTTGGAAAATATTTCGGTCCTGTGCAGATCGATAATTCCAAAGAATATAATGCAGGACTTTTTTCTAGATTCAGATCCGTTGATTCTGTTCTTGTAGATATACTGAGCGAAAAAATTTTTTTAGAGCTTAGGATCTACTCGGGCAAAATCAGTTCTGGAGCGAGTCTTTTACTCTGGGACCGAAAGACCGGAAACGTGCAAGAATTCGAAACCACGGAAAAAGGAACTTCTTCTTTTATTAAACAGGGAAGTTTTAAAGACGGATACTGGAGTTTTACAAGATCGGATAAAAGGTTCAATTTCAGATTGGATGATACCATTCGGCAGGGTTATACTCATTCCGCAGTCTGGGAAAAACATCTAAACTTTCAATTGGACGCCCTTACATATACGGGAGAAAAGAAGAAGGGTAACTGGTTTACTAAAATTTCCCCTTCCGGAAAAGATTGGATTTTCGAAAATCATTCTCCTCATCTAAGTTTAGAAGGGCAATTGTCCTGGAACGACCTTTCTGTATCTTTAGAGAACGGAATTCTTGCTTATACGGTAAGAAAAGGATATTCCTCCGAAGTCTTCTCCTTAGAGAATCGGATCTATTTGGAGATGGGACCTAAAAAGAAGATCCATATCTATAACGACGATGAGATCTATATATGGGGAGATGGAGAAGTTTCGAATCTGGGAAGCGCCGTATGGACTTCGGAAGGAAAAAGAAAGATCGTCCGGGACCAAAATTCGAAATTAGAATTGGTATTAGAACCGGAATTAGAAGCGAGCTTTTTTCGCCCTAACACCTTTAGAATGAAGAATTTTATAAAAACATTATATACGGTTTCAGGATGGATCAAGACCAAATCCAAAAAGGAGAAGGTCACCGATGGGATCGCGATTTTAGAGAAGGTCCAGAAAGTTTAA